From the Lathyrus oleraceus cultivar Zhongwan6 chromosome 4, CAAS_Psat_ZW6_1.0, whole genome shotgun sequence genome, one window contains:
- the LOC127137120 gene encoding acyl-CoA-binding protein has translation MAELNGHTSRVLYMTQSPDGCTVASAAADETLRFWNVFGNPATVGKAAPKAYSEPFARFQAPGEESKEDFEEHAAKVKTLKESPSNENLLILYGLYKQATLGPVTTARPGIFSQKDRAKWDAWKAVEGKSKDEAMSDYITKVKQLLEEAGLSA, from the exons ATGGCAGAACTCAACGGTCACACCTCGAGAGTGCTGTACATGACACAGAGCCCGGATGGGTGTACTGTGGCATCTGCAGCCGCAGATGAGACTCTCAGGTTTTGGAATGTCTTTGGAAACCCAGCAACAGTAGGAAAAGCTGCGCCAAAGGCATATAGTGAACCGTTTGCAA GGTTTCAAGCGCCTGGAGAAGAGTCTAAG GAGGATTTTGAGGAGCATGCTGCGAAAGTCAAGACTCTAAAAGAGAGTCCATCAAATGAAAACTTGCTTATCCTTTATGGATTGTACAAGCAAGCCACTCTTGGACCTGTTACCACCG CTCGTCCTGGGATTTTCAGCCAGAAAGACAGAGCTAAATGGGATGCATGGAAGGCTGTTGAAG GAAAATCCAAGGATGAAGCAATGAGTGATTACATCACTAAGGTGAAACAGCTGCTCGAAGAAGCTGGTCTTTCTGCTTAA